In a genomic window of Algoriphagus halophilus:
- a CDS encoding tetratricopeptide repeat protein encodes MKRILSVCLLAFGIASCSPSEEELFQAGIEKMDQQAWAEAIVYFDRTLAQNPENASALNAKGVALFQQGKYEESIPVFTASIEADSSLYKPWFNRANASFELGKFKESLADYNMANGLDQSQTDIYYNRGLALLGLEQYEDALLDFDAALQVNPNQPLVYFNRAKAQIGNNDPAGAMESLTNAVNLDPRNGAAFYLLGVTRMSATGEKEEGCADLKMALSLGYSEAKTWIDDFCE; translated from the coding sequence GTGAAAAGAATTTTAAGTGTTTGCCTTTTGGCATTTGGAATAGCCAGCTGCAGTCCTAGTGAAGAAGAATTGTTTCAAGCTGGCATTGAAAAAATGGACCAGCAAGCTTGGGCAGAAGCGATTGTATATTTTGATCGTACCCTAGCGCAAAATCCTGAAAATGCCTCGGCCTTGAACGCAAAAGGGGTGGCTCTTTTTCAGCAAGGCAAATACGAAGAGTCTATCCCAGTATTTACAGCTTCCATTGAAGCAGACAGTTCATTATATAAACCTTGGTTCAACCGTGCTAATGCCAGTTTCGAACTTGGTAAATTCAAAGAGTCATTGGCCGATTATAACATGGCAAATGGCTTAGACCAATCCCAAACAGATATTTATTATAACCGCGGACTTGCCTTATTAGGTTTGGAGCAATATGAAGATGCGTTGCTGGATTTTGACGCAGCATTGCAAGTGAATCCAAACCAACCTTTGGTGTATTTCAACAGAGCAAAAGCTCAAATCGGAAATAATGATCCAGCAGGTGCCATGGAATCTTTGACCAATGCGGTCAACCTAGATCCAAGAAATGGGGCAGCATTTTACCTTTTGGGCGTCACACGCATGAGTGCCACAGGTGAAAAGGAAGAAGGTTGTGCTGATTTGAAAATGGCTTTAAGCCTTGGTTATTCAGAGGCTAAAACTTGGATTGACGATTTTTGCGAGTAA
- a CDS encoding L-threonylcarbamoyladenylate synthase: MAIIGQDIAQAKSFLEKGELVAIPTETVYGLAGNALNASAVALIFETKNRPSFDPLIIHTSSLERVGDFVESIPKPLYQLAQTFWPGPLTLLLPRKSLIPDLVTSGMERVAVRVPQHPLTQKLLAALDFPLAAPSANPFGYISPTTAKHVEAQLGAKIPYILDGGSCEVGLESTIVGMEGDHVIVYRLGGLDVAEIEEVVGSVSIKSHSSSNPQAPGLLESHYAPRKPFILGDLDSLVPHYKAQNVEFAVLSLSREIEQVKPEHQIQLSEKGDLKEAAQGLFASMRKLDELDVELILAEEMPAQGLGNAINDRLKRAAAKG; the protein is encoded by the coding sequence ATGGCGATCATTGGTCAGGACATAGCGCAAGCAAAAAGCTTCCTCGAAAAAGGTGAATTGGTAGCAATACCTACTGAAACAGTGTATGGCCTTGCAGGGAATGCCTTAAATGCTTCTGCGGTGGCTTTGATTTTTGAAACGAAAAACCGCCCAAGTTTCGACCCTTTGATCATCCACACATCTTCTTTGGAAAGAGTAGGAGATTTTGTGGAGTCTATTCCTAAACCCCTGTATCAATTAGCTCAGACTTTCTGGCCAGGTCCTTTGACCTTATTGCTTCCAAGAAAATCACTGATTCCTGATCTGGTTACTTCCGGTATGGAAAGAGTGGCCGTGAGAGTTCCCCAACATCCCCTGACCCAGAAATTGTTGGCGGCATTGGATTTTCCTTTAGCTGCACCTAGCGCTAATCCTTTTGGATATATTTCACCTACCACTGCCAAGCATGTGGAAGCTCAATTGGGAGCAAAGATTCCATATATATTGGATGGTGGAAGTTGTGAAGTGGGCTTAGAAAGTACCATTGTAGGGATGGAAGGAGATCATGTAATCGTGTACCGATTGGGAGGATTGGATGTGGCCGAAATAGAAGAAGTAGTAGGTTCTGTATCTATCAAAAGTCACAGTAGTTCGAATCCTCAAGCTCCTGGACTTTTAGAAAGCCATTATGCCCCAAGAAAGCCGTTTATTTTGGGTGACTTAGATTCCTTGGTACCTCATTATAAAGCCCAAAATGTCGAATTTGCAGTGCTAAGTTTGTCCCGGGAAATTGAGCAAGTAAAGCCAGAGCATCAGATTCAATTGAGTGAGAAGGGAGATTTAAAAGAAGCTGCTCAGGGCTTGTTTGCCAGTATGAGAAAGTTAGATGAGCTGGATGTGGAACTGATCTTGGCTGAGGAAATGCCTGCTCAAGGACTTGGAAATGCCATCAATGATCGTCTAAAAAGGGCCGCTGCAAAGGGTTGA
- a CDS encoding phosphoglycerate kinase — protein sequence MNPRIKNVDNLSFEGKKALVRVDFNVPLDDHFHVSDDTRIQAALPTIEKILNDGGSAILMSHLGRPKSGPEDKFSLKHIVLTLEKALGRPVKFAADCIGQEAELLSESLKPGEVLLLENLRFYKEEEKGDPEFAKKLARLGDIYVNDAFGTAHRAHASTSIIAQFFTDKVCGYLMLSELKNADKVLGNPERPYTAIMGGAKIADKILIIEQLLEKVNNLIIGGGMSYTFAKAQGGSIGDSLQEPDKMDFVLELMDKAKAKGVNLYLPVDTVISKAFANDAEQGLAVSGEIPDGWMGLDIGPKTRELFAEVIMGSKTILWNGPMGVFEMDSFDKGTKAIAEAVVEATKAGAYSLIGGGDSAAAVNKFGYGEEVSFVSTGGGALLEHMEGKILPGVAALEP from the coding sequence ATGAATCCTAGAATCAAAAATGTAGATAACCTTAGCTTTGAAGGGAAAAAAGCACTCGTTCGAGTTGATTTTAATGTGCCATTGGATGATCATTTTCATGTGTCTGATGATACCAGAATTCAAGCAGCTCTACCCACGATCGAAAAGATTTTGAACGATGGAGGATCTGCAATTCTAATGTCCCACTTAGGAAGACCAAAGTCTGGACCTGAGGATAAATTTTCTTTGAAACACATTGTTCTCACCTTAGAAAAAGCTCTGGGTAGACCTGTGAAATTTGCAGCAGATTGTATCGGTCAGGAAGCAGAATTACTTTCTGAGTCTTTGAAGCCAGGCGAGGTTTTACTTTTGGAGAACTTGAGATTCTATAAAGAGGAAGAAAAAGGAGATCCTGAATTTGCCAAAAAATTGGCTAGACTAGGAGATATTTATGTAAATGATGCATTTGGAACAGCCCATAGAGCGCATGCATCTACTTCTATTATTGCGCAGTTTTTTACGGATAAGGTTTGTGGATACTTGATGCTTTCTGAATTGAAGAATGCGGATAAAGTACTCGGTAATCCTGAAAGACCTTATACTGCCATCATGGGAGGAGCCAAAATTGCTGATAAGATTTTGATCATTGAGCAGCTTTTGGAAAAAGTAAATAACCTGATCATCGGTGGAGGTATGTCTTATACATTTGCGAAAGCGCAAGGTGGATCTATTGGTGATTCCTTACAGGAGCCTGATAAAATGGATTTTGTTCTTGAATTGATGGATAAAGCCAAAGCAAAAGGCGTGAATCTTTACCTACCTGTGGATACGGTGATTTCCAAGGCATTTGCTAATGATGCGGAGCAGGGTTTAGCAGTAAGTGGAGAAATTCCTGACGGATGGATGGGCTTGGACATTGGACCAAAAACCAGAGAGTTATTTGCAGAGGTGATCATGGGTTCCAAAACTATTTTATGGAATGGTCCTATGGGCGTGTTCGAAATGGACTCATTTGATAAAGGTACCAAAGCAATTGCTGAAGCAGTGGTAGAAGCAACTAAAGCAGGTGCCTATTCTCTGATTGGTGGAGGTGACTCTGCTGCTGCCGTCAATAAGTTCGGTTATGGAGAAGAGGTATCTTTTGTGTCAACAGGTGGTGGTGCATTACTGGAGCATATGGAAGGAAAAATTCTTCCTGGGGTAGCGGCATTAGAACCTTAA